TATACTGTGGATAGCAAATTCTCTGTCGTGCAGGCCATGGCGGTGAAAGACGGTAAAATTCTGGCATTGGGGACCGATAAGGAAATTTTAGAGAAATATTCTTCAGATAGAATTTATAACGCGTACGAGAAGCCGGTCTATCCCGGATTTATTGATGCTCACGCCCATTTCTTCGGCTACGGCGGTAATCTTCAAAACGCCAATTTGCGCGATACGAATTCCTGGGATGAAATTCTCACTGTTTTACAAAATTTTGCAAAAACACATCCCGAAGGCTGGCTTCTGGGCAGAGGTTGGGACCAGAATGACTGGGCTGTAAAAGAATTTCCAACGAAGGAAAAACTCGATCAATTATTCCCGGACAGGCCAGTTTACCTCACAAGAATTGATGGCCACGCAGCGATTGTAAATCAAAAAGCGTTGGATGTGGCAGGGATAAACACCACCTCGAAGATTGCAGGTGGCGACTTTATAAAACAGAACGGTAAACTGACAGGTGTTTTGGTGGATAATGCGATGGAACAGGTCTCCCGTAAGATTCCGCCACCCAATAAGAAACAGGTGGAACAAATCCTTTTAGATGCACAGAAAAATTCGTTTTCGTACGGACTTACCACGGTTGTAGATGCGGGGTTAGATTACGATTTGGTGAACGAAATTGATGCTCTGCAAAAAGCCGGAAAACTAAAAATGAGACTGAACGTCATGCTTTCGGACTCCCAGAAAAACATAGACTGGCTCATCAAAAAAGGGAAGATCAATACCGGAAGGCTGCATGTAAACGGTTTTAAATTCTATGGGGACGGAGCGTTAGGTTCGCGCGGCGCGTGTTTGCTGGAAGATTATTCGGATAAGCCCCATCAGCGAGGTTTTTTGCTTTCTGATATTCCACACTTCAAAAAAATGGCTAAAATTATGTACGATAATGGTTTCCAGATGAATACACACGCTATCGGTGACTCTGCAAACCGTGTTCTGCTGAAAATTTATGCCGAAATCTTAAAAGGTAAAAACGACCGTCGCTGGAG
The sequence above is a segment of the Chryseobacterium taklimakanense genome. Coding sequences within it:
- a CDS encoding amidohydrolase, which produces MKNVLFLFALAIISGCASTNKENADQIIHNAKIYTVDSKFSVVQAMAVKDGKILALGTDKEILEKYSSDRIYNAYEKPVYPGFIDAHAHFFGYGGNLQNANLRDTNSWDEILTVLQNFAKTHPEGWLLGRGWDQNDWAVKEFPTKEKLDQLFPDRPVYLTRIDGHAAIVNQKALDVAGINTTSKIAGGDFIKQNGKLTGVLVDNAMEQVSRKIPPPNKKQVEQILLDAQKNSFSYGLTTVVDAGLDYDLVNEIDALQKAGKLKMRLNVMLSDSQKNIDWLIKKGKINTGRLHVNGFKFYGDGALGSRGACLLEDYSDKPHQRGFLLSDIPHFKKMAKIMYDNGFQMNTHAIGDSANRVLLKIYAEILKGKNDRRWRIEHAQVVNKNDFDYFGRYSIVPSVQPTHATSDMYWAGERLGKERLKYAYAFKDLMKQNGWIPLGTDFPIEEVNPILTFYAAVSRKDAKGWPASGFQKENALTREETLRGMTIWAAKGSFEEKEKGSLEVGKYADFVVLNRDLMTIPEDQILATRVFKTFINGELVFDYETFLENIKLGK